One Phaseolus vulgaris cultivar G19833 chromosome 2, P. vulgaris v2.0, whole genome shotgun sequence DNA window includes the following coding sequences:
- the LOC137809573 gene encoding WRKY transcription factor 71-like, giving the protein MSVEPKELYYQDLVLDHNNQQGTGAGGGGSDMYEKHFSSSLIPAGSTPYDSQPFDPSYMTFTDCLQGAMDYNSLATSFGLSPSSSEVFSSVEGNHKPAEGGDGGVGSGGSETLATLNSSISSSSSEAGAEEDSGKSKKDRQVKPEEEGGGGENSKKGHKDKKKGEKKQKEPRFAFMTKSEVDHLEDGYRWRKYGQKAVKNSPYPRSYYRCTTQKCTVKKRVERSFQDPTTVITTYEGQHNHPVPTSLRGNAAAGMFTPSLLATPTPLAAGSNFPQDLFLHMHHHHPHHHFHNTLFSTQSTNAVTTTTTTVTTAATPPSIYSSYNINNSLLHNQYLPSEYGLLQDIVPSMFHNKTHPQN; this is encoded by the exons atgtctGTTGAACCTAAAGAACTTTACTACCAGGACCTTGTCCTAGACCACAACAATCAGCAGGGCACAGGAGCAGGAGGAGGAGGATCTGACATGTACGAAAAGCACTTTTCCTCTTCCTTAATCCCTGCAGGTTCAACACCATATGATTCACAACCCTTTGATCCCTCCTACATGACCTTCACTGACTGTTTGCAAGGGGCCATGGACTACAATTCTCTTGCAACTTCCTTTGGCCTTTCTCCTTCCTCATCGGAGGTTTTCTCATCTGTTGAAGGAAACCACAAGCCTGCAGAAGGAGGAGATGGAGGTGTTGGCAGTGGTGGAAGTGAAACCCTTGCGACCCTTAACTCGTCtatctcttcttcatcttctgagGCTGGGGCTGAAGAAGATTCAGGAAAGAGCAAAAAGGATAGGCAGGTGAAaccagaagaagaaggaggaggaggagaaAACTCTAAGAAAGG GCACAAGGAtaagaagaaaggagagaaGAAACAGAAGGAGCCAAGGTTTGCCTTCATGACCAAGAGTGAGGTTGATCACCTTGAAGATGGATACAGATGGAGAAAATATGGACAGAAAGCTGTCAAGAATAGCCCTTACCCAAG GAGCTACTACAGGTGCACTACACAGAAGTGCACAGTGAAGAAACGCGTGGAGAGGTCATTTCAGGACCCAACCACTGTGATAACAACGTATGAAGGTCAGCACAACCATCCGGTCCCCACATCGCTGAGAGGGAATGCGGCCGCAGGAATGTTCACACCTTCTTTGCTCGCCACACCAACTCCACTTGCAGCCGGGTCAAACTTCCCTCAAGATCTCTTCCTTCACATGCATCACCACCACCCTCACCATCACTTTCACAACACCCTCTTCTCCACACAATCAACAAACGCTGTTActaccaccaccaccactgttACAACTGCTGCCACTCCTCCCTCCATTTACTCTTCCTATAACATTAACAACTCTCTTCTTCACAACCAGTATCTTCCTTCTGAATATGGTCTCCTTCAAGACATAGTCCCTTCCATGTTCCACAACAAGACACACCCCCAGAATTAA